CTTGGTGTTCTGCTGGGGGAGCGCCATCAGGTTCCCCGCCACGATCGTGATGGCCGCCAGCCCCGCCACGATCGGCACCCACACCAGCGCGCGCTCGTTCGCGCCTTCGAGGTAGACGCGGAAGAGCGCCACGAAGCCCGCCGCTTTGGGCGCGACCGAGAGCCACGCCACGAAGGGCGTCGAGGCCGCTTCGTAGGTGTCGGGGACCCACATGTGAAAAGGGAAGGCGGCGATCTTGAAGCCGAAACCGGCCAGGACGGCCAGGAGCCCCAGCATCAGCAGCGGGTCGCCCGCCGGGAGCGCCTTCGCGACGCCCGCGAGGTACGTCGTCCCGGTCACCCCGTACACCAGCGAGAGCCCGTAGGCCATGATGGCCGAGGAGACGGTGCCCACCAGGAAAAACTTGAGCGACGCCTCCACGGCCTCCGGCTCGCGCTTGAGGAACCCCGCCAGCACGTAGAGCGGGATCGACATCAGCTCGAACGCGACGAAGAGCAGGATGAGATCGCGGGCCGAGGCCAGCGCCAGCATCCCGAGGAGCGACGCGAGGAGCAGAAGATAGTACTCGGGAGCCCGCCGGCGGAAGGCGGCCTCGCGGAGCGAGAGGGAGCCGAGGATCCCGATCAGCGTCG
This region of Candidatus Rokuibacteriota bacterium genomic DNA includes:
- a CDS encoding NADH-quinone oxidoreductase subunit N; amino-acid sequence: MTGLGLELGLAVLMLGVFFLGVFSRSEDRSRVGYLAAAGTLVLLGESFFVQPREPRFGGAWAADGLALFAKQLFLGATLIGILGSLSLREAAFRRRAPEYYLLLLASLLGMLALASARDLILLFVAFELMSIPLYVLAGFLKREPEAVEASLKFFLVGTVSSAIMAYGLSLVYGVTGTTYLAGVAKALPAGDPLLMLGLLAVLAGFGFKIAAFPFHMWVPDTYEAASTPFVAWLSVAPKAAGFVALFRVYLEGANERALVWVPIVAGLAAITIVAGNLMALPQQNTK